The genomic window GGTTGTGCACTTCCAGCGTGGCCGGGCCGGCATCTGCCGCGAGCAGCCGCGCCTGCAGCTGCGGCGCCGGTGCCTCGCCGTCGGGCTGCACGAACAGGGGAATCGAGTAGCGCAGCACGAACTGCATGCCCTGCCGTGCCGGGTCGTAGGCCGGTATCTCATCGACGATCACCCGGAACGCCTGCTGCCCGGCCGCTGCGCCCGGGTCGGTACGGACCAGCCGTATCAGCTGGCGCTGGCCGGCGGCCAGCGACTGCATCGGCGGGCTGGGCAGCAGCGCATCGCTGGGTTCCAGCTGGTCGCGGCCGTCGACCTGTTGCCAGCGGTAGATGCGGACCTGCACCTGCACCGGCTCGGTACCGCTGTTGCTGATCCACAGCGCCTCGGCGTTCTGCCCGGGGCGCAGCTCGAACTGGGTCGGCGAAACCTGCAGGCTGGCCGCCAGGCAGACGGCCGGCAGCAGCGCGAACGCGCTCAACGCCAGCCGCAGCAACCGGCGCACAGGGGGCAGTGGCATCGGCACGCCCTCAGTAGGTGATGGTGGCGGTGATGGTGTCCTGGTAGGAACCGGGTGCGGCGTTGTTGACGCTGGGGTTGGCCACCTGCCCGTAGACCTGGTAGACCTGGTTGGCGCCGGTGCCGGTGCCGGCCACCGTGTTGGTGCCGGTGGTCGCGCCCCAGACCGTGTTGTGTCCGGAGTCCTGGTAGAGCTGGTAGCCGACGAAGTTGTTGGCGGTCACCGCCGAATCGGTATTGCGCATGCGCCGGGTGGTGACGTCGCCGGCCGTGGTCGGGTTGAGGCCGGCATTGAGCGCGATGGTGTAGGGCGTGGTGACGCTGCACTGGGCGGTGACCGTGCCCTGCGCGTTCAGCGGCGTGGTCGAGCTGGAATCGGCATTGCCGAAGTTGACGTTGGTGGCCGACGCCGCGGTGATCGTGCAGGCCTTGTTGATGGTCAGCAGCACATTGAAGGTGACGGTGTCGGCGGCGGCGGCGGGGCCTGCCACCAGCAGGGCCAGGGCCCAGGCCAGCGGGGAACGAACGGCGGATCGCATGGACAACCTCCCTGACCCGAAGGTCCGTTGAACAGAGCGAAGACAGCGCATTCAGCGCCGCTTTTGCGTCGGTGACCCCAGCTTAGGCAGCGCAAGTGTCTGTATTTCGTGAGAAAGAGGGAATCGAAAGGGTGCGGGCCATCACGCTTTCACCTTCCTTGCCGGAACCGTGCATGGGCGCGATCGCGAGTTGGCTGGCGTTCGTTCAGATTGCGGCCGGATCGGCGATAATGGCCGCCATGAGCGTGAATCTGAAAACCCCGCAGGAAATCGAGATGATGCGCGTCGCCGGCCGGCTGGCCAGCGAAGTGCTCGACATCGTCACCCCCCACGTCAAGCCCGGTGTCACCACCGAGGAACTGGACCGCATCTGCCACGACCACATCGTGAACGTGCAGGGCGCCATTCCGGCCAACGTCGGCTACCGCGGCTTCCCGAAGACCGTGTGCACGTCGGTCAACAATGTCATCTGCCACGGCATTCCCAGCGAAG from Stenotrophomonas sp. 704A1 includes these protein-coding regions:
- a CDS encoding fimbrial biogenesis chaperone, translating into MPLPPVRRLLRLALSAFALLPAVCLAASLQVSPTQFELRPGQNAEALWISNSGTEPVQVQVRIYRWQQVDGRDQLEPSDALLPSPPMQSLAAGQRQLIRLVRTDPGAAAGQQAFRVIVDEIPAYDPARQGMQFVLRYSIPLFVQPDGEAPAPQLQARLLAADAGPATLEVHNRGNGQAQIADLAVAIGGRSTPLLPGLVGYVLPGQTMRWALPQAPAGLASGTFSARINGGSQLTPLPATPPAR
- a CDS encoding Csu type fimbrial protein; the protein is MRSAVRSPLAWALALLVAGPAAAADTVTFNVLLTINKACTITAASATNVNFGNADSSSTTPLNAQGTVTAQCSVTTPYTIALNAGLNPTTAGDVTTRRMRNTDSAVTANNFVGYQLYQDSGHNTVWGATTGTNTVAGTGTGANQVYQVYGQVANPSVNNAAPGSYQDTITATITY